Proteins encoded by one window of Candidatus Zixiibacteriota bacterium:
- a CDS encoding Rne/Rng family ribonuclease → MKQEIFINSTPQESRIAIMEDGLLAEFLIERKEERGIAGNIYKGKVSRVLPGMQAAFVDIGMEKAAFLHASDFWSGGGELRLIEAGEDEAEIEEIPKPPPRRRVPLEKQLSRGEEILVQVAKDPLGTKGARVTSHVSLPGRYMVFMPNTKHTGISRRIEGEEERKRLREIAQSLLTEEGGFILRTACEGRSKREIQRDLRFLIRLWKRIREKAASASAPALIHQDLDLIMRSIRDFFTTETEQVVVDSAKDYRRILDFVRNFMPRLKSKIILYQEKEPLFDRYGIEEKIEKALEPRVWLRSGGYIIIERTEALTAIDVNTGRFVGKRSQEETIVKTNLEAAQEVVRQLRLRNIGGIIIIDFIDMEKESNRKKVYDALKEALKKDKARTNILKISELGLVEMTRQRTRESLENQLLRPCPHCDGRGRIKSPVTIAYDLLRTIKKQQSMVENGKNIVVRLHPDVANFLYDETNNSLENLEREINHKIIIKVSEALHPEKYEISFS, encoded by the coding sequence ATGAAGCAAGAGATTTTCATCAATTCCACCCCCCAGGAAAGCCGTATCGCCATCATGGAGGACGGACTTCTCGCCGAGTTCCTGATCGAGCGGAAAGAAGAGCGGGGGATCGCGGGAAACATCTACAAGGGCAAGGTGTCGCGAGTCCTGCCGGGCATGCAGGCGGCGTTCGTCGACATCGGCATGGAAAAGGCGGCGTTCCTGCACGCCTCGGACTTCTGGAGCGGGGGGGGCGAGCTGCGCCTGATCGAGGCAGGCGAGGACGAGGCGGAAATCGAAGAGATCCCGAAACCGCCGCCGCGCCGCCGAGTGCCGCTCGAGAAACAGCTCTCCCGGGGAGAGGAGATCCTGGTACAGGTCGCCAAGGATCCCCTCGGCACCAAGGGAGCCCGGGTGACCTCGCACGTGTCGCTGCCCGGGCGCTACATGGTGTTCATGCCCAACACGAAACACACCGGGATCTCGCGGCGCATCGAAGGAGAGGAGGAACGAAAGCGCCTCAGGGAGATCGCGCAGTCGTTGCTCACCGAAGAAGGCGGCTTCATCCTGCGCACCGCGTGCGAGGGGCGGAGCAAGCGCGAGATCCAGCGTGACCTGCGGTTTCTCATCAGGCTCTGGAAACGCATCCGGGAGAAGGCCGCCTCGGCTTCGGCGCCCGCGCTCATCCATCAGGATCTGGACCTCATCATGCGCAGCATCCGGGACTTCTTCACCACCGAGACCGAGCAGGTGGTCGTGGATTCCGCCAAGGACTACCGGCGCATTCTCGATTTCGTCCGCAATTTCATGCCCCGGCTGAAATCGAAGATCATCCTTTACCAGGAAAAGGAGCCGCTCTTCGATCGCTACGGGATCGAGGAGAAGATCGAGAAGGCGCTCGAGCCCCGGGTGTGGCTGCGCTCGGGCGGCTACATCATCATCGAGCGCACCGAGGCGCTGACGGCGATCGACGTCAACACCGGGCGTTTCGTCGGCAAGCGCAGCCAGGAAGAAACCATCGTCAAGACCAACCTCGAGGCGGCGCAGGAGGTGGTCCGGCAGCTGCGCTTGAGAAACATCGGCGGCATCATCATCATCGATTTCATCGACATGGAAAAGGAGTCGAACCGCAAGAAGGTTTACGACGCCTTGAAAGAAGCGCTCAAGAAGGACAAGGCCCGGACGAACATCCTGAAGATCTCCGAGCTGGGCCTGGTCGAGATGACGCGTCAGCGCACGCGGGAGAGCCTGGAGAACCAGCTGCTGCGCCCCTGCCCGCACTGCGACGGCCGCGGGCGGATCAAGTCACCGGTAACGATCGCCTACGATCTGTTGCGTACGATCAAGAAGCAGCAGTCCATGGTGGAAAACGGCAAGAACATCGTCGTCCGCCTGCATCCCGACGTCGCCAATTTTCTCTACGACGAAACCAATAACAGCCTGGAAAACCTCGAGCGCGAGATCAATCACAAGATCATCATCAAGGTGAGCGAGGCGCTGCACCCCGAGAAATACGAGATCTCGTTCTCCTAG
- a CDS encoding HNH endonuclease — MLNTKVLILNRSYLPIHVTSVRRAFVLLYQGIARAVNEQYQTFDFASWSDLSVSARDETIGLVNRVIRVPRVILLVGYDRVPKRQVRFSRYNIYARDKCTCQYCNRRLPRHELNLDHVIPRSQGGTSVWENVVCSCQECNRRKGGRTPQQAGMTLIRKPFKPQWTPFMQETFSLSRYKEWLPFLNTVDVSYWNTELLEK, encoded by the coding sequence ATCCTCAACACCAAGGTTTTAATTCTCAACCGTTCCTATCTGCCGATCCACGTCACCTCGGTGCGCCGTGCTTTCGTGCTTCTCTATCAGGGGATCGCGCGGGCGGTAAACGAGCAATACCAGACCTTCGATTTCGCGAGCTGGAGCGACCTGTCGGTCTCGGCCCGCGACGAGACCATCGGGCTGGTGAACCGCGTCATCCGGGTGCCCCGCGTCATCCTTCTGGTGGGCTACGATCGGGTTCCGAAGCGCCAGGTCCGCTTCAGCCGGTACAATATCTACGCGCGGGACAAGTGTACCTGCCAGTACTGCAACCGCCGCCTCCCCCGGCATGAGCTTAACCTCGACCATGTGATTCCGCGCTCTCAGGGAGGCACCTCGGTATGGGAAAACGTCGTCTGCTCCTGTCAGGAATGCAACCGCCGAAAGGGCGGGCGAACGCCCCAGCAGGCCGGAATGACGCTTATACGGAAACCGTTCAAGCCCCAATGGACTCCCTTCATGCAGGAAACTTTCAGCCTGTCGCGCTACAAGGAATGGCTCCCCTTCCTCAATACCGTCGATGTTTCCTACTGGAACACCGAGCTTCTGGAAAAATAG